Proteins from one Podospora pseudocomata strain CBS 415.72m chromosome 4, whole genome shotgun sequence genomic window:
- a CDS encoding hypothetical protein (EggNog:ENOG503NUGF; COG:Q; antiSMASH:Cluster_7), with amino-acid sequence MSYVTMNFSQHVARPRQRIEVGRVLGLPRQFGNLEQGPGPEIWQIWRGNDGLKWGAGSWRGYLFRAQQCLSKINRKQEIVIEACSETLEADTLSPPSLLLFLRCRSISSNPQNPCAMASNPPAKCCTIGVKHEGETTGQSIKVANKHDAYLATPTADKAHKGAGILLIPDVIGIWKNSKLIADQFAANGYLTLLIDVFNGDALPLNRSGPFDFNAWLTKGSDGNNPHTKEAVDPIVEDAIKALKEEYGVEKLGAVGYCFGAKYVVRHYKDGIKVGYAAHPSFVEEDELAAIQGPFSIAAAETDSIFPAEKRHRSEEILQQTGQPYQINLYSGVEHGFAVRGDPNKKATKYAKEQAFLQAVTWFDNYLL; translated from the exons ATGAGTTATGTAACAATGAATTTCAGTCAACATGTCGCTAGACCGAGACAGCGGATAGAGGTGGGTCGTGTCTTGGGCTTGCCGAGACAATTCGGGAACCTGGAACAGGGGCCGGGGCCGGAGATATGGCAAATTTGGCGGGGTAATGACGGATTAAAgtggggggcggggagctggaggggctACTTATTTCGTGCTCAGCAGTGCTTGTCGAAAATAAATAGAAAGCAAGAGATCGTGATCGAGGCCTGTTCAGAAACACTTGAAGCAGACACGCTCAGCCCTCCATCTctcctcctgttccttcGCTGCAGAAGCATCAGCTCAAATCCCCAGAACCCCTGTGCAATGGCGTCCAATCCTCCCGCGAAATGCTGCACCATTGGTGTCAAGCACGA AGGTGAAACCACAGGCCAATCCATCAAAGTAGCCAACAAGCATGACGCCTACCTCGCGACGCCCACCGCCGACAAGGCCCACAAGGGTGCTGGCATCCTCCTTATCCCTGACGTCATCGGTATTTGGAAAAACAGCAAGTTGATCGCCGACCAGTTTGCTGCCAATGGATACTTGACCTTGTTGATCGACGTGTTCAATGGCGACGCGCTGCCCCTGAACCGCTCAGGGCCCTTCGACTTCAACGCGTGGTTGACCAAGGGCTCTGATGGAAACAATCCTCACACAAAGGAGGCTGTCGATCCTATTGTTGAAGATGCGATCAAGGCACTCAAGGAAGAATACGGGGTGGAGAAGCTGGGGGCTGTTGGGTATTGCTTCGGTGCCAAG TATGTTGTCAGACATTACAAGGATGGCATCAAGGTTGGTTATGCTGCCCACCCCTCGtttgtcgaggaggacgagttGGCTGCTATTCAGGGCCCTTTCAGCATTGCTGCGGCCGAAACTGATTCCATCTTCCCTGCCGAGAAGCGCCACAGGAGCGAGGAGATTCTGCAACAGACCGGTCAACCGTACCAGATCAACCTCTACTCTGGCGTTGAACATGGCTTTGCTGTCAGAGGGGACCCGAACAAGAAGGCGACGAAGTATGCCAAGGAGCAGGCCTTCTTGCAGGCGGTCACCTGGTTTGACAACTACTTGCTCTAG
- a CDS encoding hypothetical protein (SMCOG1288:ABC transporter related protein; EggNog:ENOG503NVC0; COG:Q; antiSMASH:Cluster_7), giving the protein MDPPASSPVSAACAHLDNSFGPHAGECRGGFDFTLFFEETILTILPAGLILLVSLPRVWFMWRKAKKLTSGSHLVTVKVSTWVALAVLQLAALVLWSRLPSPVRTRTTLAAAALTFVSSLALSLLSYVEHTRNVRPSSIIGAFLFATLLFDIARARTLWLRDPYVVSLDEDGDSFDINKENSLAYLAVTAVVVKGFLLVIEALSKRRVLRPEFRGYGYGPEATSGLYNRSFFWWLNPLFWKGFQKGRVLDVDKRGDLPELDKHLQAGYNYRRLGNAWAATVSGGAKKTKSPYALLLTAFGVLKWVVLSTVPPRAALTALMFCQPFLINRTIRLSQEPITDESTQIGYGLIGAYFFVYVGIAVTMGQYQHKTYRTIAMVRAGLISMIYHKTSTLSLKDIDPAASMTLMSADMERIVQGWQTMHEIWSNSIEVGVAIFLLERQLGIACVVPVALSILSLLGSMVAMNFIVSRQAMWLEAIERRISATSAMLSSMKGVKMCGLKDTLMASMQKLRVDELCISKRFRKLIIWNMVFAYVTQVFAPVLTFAIFSVRARDTGDRTLDTARVFTALSLFALLSEPLASLVMSLATFLGSVGSFSRIQNFLQSDEREDPRKQDPHMVSSEHSLDLALPIVDMEKPSPHAIVIEKGDFGWNAEKSPILSDITLTVPWRQLTMVVGPVGCGKSTLLQSILGEIPSLSGSVHLGSTCVAYCSQDPWHMNGTIREAILGTAKYDPKWYGRVLRACALGRDLKELPHGDSSRIGSGGIALSGGQSQRIALARAVYARREIVILDDVLSGLDTSTENHVFHSLFGVKGIFTETKATVLLVSSSVKRLPYAAYVVCLDSSGTISAQGTFDELNHAGTGYVSTFSLASRPDWTFKPDDDHFSDDDDTTDVDRPKELHETDCGTSVSGSSRERISHSHSPERAASSSSEIQTVNEADAINTLDSGRQTGDVQIYTYYIKSVGLWPTLIFVLGIVAFVFCISFPTVWVQWWAAENEIRPNDNLGYWIGLYAMFGGIAIVGLTIGCWQMIIKMVPLSGEKFHLALLKTVLSAPMSFFVKTDTGVTMNRFSQDLQLIDMELPIAALNTFTTLILCIAQMALIGVGSIYAAISFPIVLITLYLVQKFYLRTSRQIRLIDIETKAPLYSLFEESLRGIATIRAFGWQDALEMKNHTLLNRSMKPFYLMYAVQRWLTLVLDLLVAAIAVLLIILVVNLRGTVAAGGVGLALLNVIQFSQSVKLLVTFWTTLETQIGSVARIKSFTSTAVPSEDLPGEDQTPPSNWPQKGAIEIKNFTAAYNEGDSDPVLKNISLSIAAGEKVAICGRTGSGKTCLVSSLFRMTATHAGSICIDGVDTSTIPREDVRRRLVGVPQHPFLLKGSVRLNADPLGQATDVQIQTALQEVKVWDIVSRSGGLDADIDSLNLSQGQRQLFCLARAIVRPGNILVLDEATSTLDGKTEEMVQRLIRRKFCDYTILAVAHRLDTIMDFDKVVVLDKGKVVEFDSPWKLVEEEGEGGIFKKLWLKSVEEDIEDVPE; this is encoded by the exons ATGGATCCGCCAGCTTCCTCTCCGGTCTCGGCAGCATGCGCTCATCTTGACAACTCGTTTGGCCCTCACGCCGGCGAGTGTCGAGGTGGATTCGACTTCACTCTATTTTTCGAAGAGACGATCCTCACAATCCTGCCCGCGGGACTCATCCTGCTCGTCTCACTTCCGAGAGTGTGGTTTATGTGGAGGAAAGCCAAGAAACTCACCAGTGGCAGTCACTTGGTAACTGTCAAAGTT TCCACCTGGGTTGCGCTGGCTGTCCTTCAACTTGCAGCGCTGGTCCTCTGGTCAAGGCTCCCTTCCCCCGTCCGAACCCGGACCACCCTGGCCGCTGCTGCCCTCACCTTTGTTTCCTCTCTTGCCCTCTCGCTGCTGTCCTACGTTGAGCACACTCGCAACGTACGACCGTCCTCCATCATCGGTGCCTTTCTCTTTGCTACCCTCTTGTTTGACATTGCACGGGCACGAACCTTGTGGTTACGCGACCCGTATGTTGTTTCTCTGGACGAAGACGGTGACTCGTTTGACATCAACAAGGAGAATTCCCTGGCTTACCTCGCCGTCACTGCTGTCGTGGTGAAGGGGTTCTTGCTTGTCATTGAAGCCTTGAGCAAACGAAGGGTGCTACGACCCGAGTTCAGGGGCTACGGCTACGGGCCCGAAGCGACAAGCGGCCTCTACAACCGGTCCTTTTTCTGGTGGCTCAATCCATTGTTTTGGAAGGGCTTCCAGAAAGGCCGGGTGTTGGATGTCGACAAGCGAGGTGACCTCCCTGAGCTGGACAAGCATCTTCAGGCCGGTTACAATTATCGGCGTTTGGGGAATGCATGGGCTGCCACTGTCTCTG GCGGTGCTAAGAAGACCAAGTCACCTTATGCTTTGTTGCTGACAGCATTTGGTGTCCTGAAATGGGTTGTCCTGAGCACAGTTCCTCCACGGGCTGCCCTCACAGCCCTCATGTTCTGCCAGCCATTTCTCATCAATCGCACCATCAGACTGTCACAGGAGCCCATCACCGATGAGAGCACTCAGATTGGCTACGGCCTCATTGGGGCCTACTTCTTCGTCTATGTCGGCATTGCG GTTACCATGGGACAGTACCAGCACAAAACATACCGTACCATCGCGATGGTTCGTGCAGGTCTCATCTCCATGATATATCACAAGACCAGCACTCTCAGTCTGAAGGACATTGATCCTGCTGCCTCCATGACGCTTATGAGTGCCGACATGGAGCGGATTGTGCAAGGATGGCAAACGATGCATGAGATTTGGTCCAACTCGATTGAAGTGGGCGTTGCCATCTTTCTGTTGGAGCGGCAACTGGGCATTGCATGTGTAGTTCCCGTGGCTTTGTCAATCT TGTCATTGCTTGGCTCCATGGTGGCTATGAACTTCATCGTCTCCCGGCAAGCCATGTGGTTGGAGGCCATTGAACGGCGTATTTCTGCCACATCAGCCATGTTATCATCCATGAAGGGCGTCAAGATGTGTGGTCTCAAGGACACATTGATGGCCAGCATGCAGAAGCTCCGGGTGGACGAGCTTTGCATCTCCAAGCGGTTCCGTAAACTGATCATCTGGAACATGGTATTTG CCTATGTGACCCAGGTCTTTGCACCCGTTCTGACGTTTGCCATCTTTTCCGTCCGCGCACGGGATACTGGTGATAGGACGTTGGACACAGCGCGCGTCTTCACAGCGCTGTCACTGTTTGCCCTGCTCTCGGAGCCTTTGGCATCCCTTGTCATGTCCTTAGCGACGTTTCTGGGGTCCGTGGGTAGTTTCAGCCGCATTCAAAACTTCCTCCAGTCTGATGAGAGAGAAGATCCCCGAAAACAAGACCCTCACATGGTCTCGTCTGAGCACTCGCTCGATTTGGCTTTGCCAATCGTGGACATGGAGAAGCCTTCGCCCCATGCCATTGTTATCGAGAAAGGTGACTTTGGTTGGAATGCTGAAAAGTCTCCTATCCTCAGCGACATTACCTTGACTGTGCCATGGCGCCAGTTGACCATGGTGGTTGGGCCGGTTGGGTGCGGCAAGTCCACTCTGCTCCAGTCCATCTTGGGCGAGATTCCTTCACTGTCGGGCTCTGTTCACCTTGGCTCGACCTGTGTTGCCTACTGCTCTCAAGACCCTTGGCACATGAATGGCACCATTAGAGAAGCCATTCTCGGCACCGCCAAGTATGATCCCAAATGGTATGGAAGAGTTCTCCGCGCCTGTGCTCTTGGTCGTGATCTGAAAGAGCTTCCTCACGGTGACTCCTCTCGGATAGGATCCGGTGGAATCGCTCTCTCAGGTGGCCAGAGCCAACGCATCGCCTTGGCAAGAGCGGTCTATGCCCGCCGTGAGATTGTCATCTTGGATGATGTCCTCAGTGGTCTCGACACCTCAACCGAGAACCATGTTTTCCACAGTCTATTTGGTGTGAAAGGCATCTTCACAGAGACGAAAGCTACCGTCCTGCTTGTCTCCTCTTCGGTCAAAAGACTGCCTTACGCTGCGTATGTCGTTTGTCTTGATTCCAGCGGCACGATCAGTGCTCAAGGAACGTTTGATGAGCTCAACCACGCCGGCACTGGTTACGTGTCTACTTTCTCCCTAGCCTCTAGACCGGACTGGACTTTCAAGCCAGACGACGATCACttcagtgatgatgatgataccaCTGATGTTGATCGTCCAAAGGAGCTGCATGAGACCGACTGTGGGACTTCGGTCTCGGGCTCTTCCAGAGAGAGGATTTCCCATTCTCACAGTCCTGAAAgggctgcttcttcttcgtcagaGATCCAGACAGTGAATGAAGCTGACGCAATCAACACACTGGACTCGGGGAGACAGACTGGTGATGTGCAGATTTATACTTACTACATCAAGTCTGTGGGGCTGTGGCCGACCTTGATCTTTGTTTTGGGCATTGTTGCGTTTGTTTTTTGTATTTCGTTTCCGA CTGTCTGGGTTCAATGGTGGGCTGCAGAAAATGAGATTCGCCCCAACGATAACCTGGGATATTGGATTGGTCTTTATGCCATGTTTGGTGGTATCGCCATTGTTGGTCTCACCATTGGCTGTTG GCAAATGATCATCAAGATGGTACCTCTGTCCGGAGAAAAGTTCCACCTGGCGCTCCTGAAGACCGTTCTGAGTGCACCCATGTCCTTCTTTGTCAAGACAGACACAGGCGTCACCATGAACCGCTTCAGCCAGGACTTGCAACTCATTGACATGGAGCTCCCCATCGCTGCCCTCAACACATTCACTACATTGATTCTTTGCATCGCGCAGATGGCGCTCATAGGTGTTGGCTCCATCTATGCGGCCATCTCCTTCCCCATCGTTCTCATCACACTCTATCTCGTCCAGAAGTTTTACCTTCGCACATCCCGCCAGATCCGATTGATCGATATTGAAACCAAGGCGCCATTGTATTCCTTATTTGAGGAGTCGCTCCGCGGAATTGCCACCATCCGCGCTTTCGGCTGGCAAGACGCCCTCGAGATGAAGAatcacaccctcctcaaccgctCCATGAAACCGTTCTACCTCATGTATGCCGTCCAACGCTGGCTTACgcttgtccttgaccttcttgttgCAGCCATCGCTGTTCTTCTCATTATCCTCGTTGTCAATCTCCGCGGTACTGTTGCCgcaggtggtgttgggctCGCACTCCTGAATGTCATCCAGTTCAGCCAGAGCGTCAAACTTCTCGTCACATTTTGGACAACCCTTGAGACGCAAATTGGATCGGTAGCTCGCATCAAGAGCTTCACCAGCACCGCTGTCCCATCTGAGGACCTTCCCGGCGAAGATCAAACTCCACCATCAAACTGGCCTCAGAAGGGTGCCATTGAGATCAAGAATTTCACAGCCGCGTACAACGAGGGTGACTCAGACCCTGTACTCAAGAATATATCTCTTTCTATCGCTGCCGGAGAAAAGGTTGCTATCTGCGGCCGAACAGGAAGCGGCAAGACCTGTCTTGTGTCTTCGCTCTTCCGCATGACCGCTACTCACGCTGGCTCCATCTGCATTGACGGGGTGGACACGTCCACGATTCCCCGTGAGGATGTCCGCCGCCGGTTGGTCGGTGTCCCGCAGCATCCTTTCCTCCTGAAAGGGTCTGTAAGACTCAACGCCGACCCTCTTGGTCAAGCCACGGATGTACAAATACAGACTGCACTCCAAGAGGTCAAAGTCTGGGATATTGTCAGCAGATCTGGCGGACTGGATGCCGACATTGACAGCCTCAATCTTTCGCAGGGGCAGAGGCAACTATTCTGTCTTGCTCGTGCAATAGTGCGGCCGGGGAATATCCTTGTCTTGGACGAGGCCACCAGTACCTTGGACGGGAAGACAGAGGAGATGGTTCAAAGGTTGATTAGGAGGAAGTTTTGCGACTACACCATCCTTGCTGTGGCGCACAGGCTGGATACCATTATGGATTTTGACAAGGTGGTTGTGCTAGATAAGGGTAAGGTGGTCGAGTTTGATAGTCCTTGGAAACTGgtagaggaggaaggggaagggggcatTTTTAAGAAGCTGTGGTTGAAGAgcgtggaggaggatattgAGGATGTTCCGGAATGA
- a CDS encoding hypothetical protein (antiSMASH:Cluster_7) has protein sequence MGPSINNSPAQPMGTNRLWSRGSTTHETLPTLVPIFATSPLASMWRRDRAAPDIENLLCQSLPSNSHTTNARHLLGPEQCRHGGRQIHKVGIKPPDGAWEVPESVFFRRNANAATMDEVGEHLFQTVVESVSCKLQETCMWPQT, from the exons ATGGGCCCCTCAATCAACAACTCGCCAGCGCAGCCAATGGGTACCAATCGATTGTGGTCGCGAGGGTCCACCACCCACGAAACGCTGCCAACGCTGGTGCCAATATTCGCAACATCGCCATTAGCGTCAATGTGGAGACG GGATCGCGCCGCCCCAGATATTGAGAACCTCCTGTGTCAGagcctcccctccaacagcCATACCACGAATGCTCGGCACCTGCTCGGGCCGGAGCAATGCCGCCACGGTGGGCGTCAGATCCATAAAGTTGGCATCAAGCCTCCTGATGGCGCCTGGGAGGTCCCCGAGTCTGTCTTCTTCCGAAGGAACGCAAACGCAGCCACCatggatgaggttggtgaacATCTCTTCCAGACTGTTGTCGAAAGTGTGAGCTGCAAACTGCAGGAAACGTGTATGTGGCCCCAAACCTAG